In the genome of Thiomicrospira aerophila AL3, one region contains:
- a CDS encoding DNA-J related domain-containing protein, translating into MQTDQLDPQLLNDLLTLLLQHPDGIAEHQLLKALAEQGYQAFQPSLEPLALFQAHFLLFHLLYRQQQAWYQQGHGWLQIDCLKIQFQPQRPHQPTHDTQSTPPQLDDPLRRYYLDIEQYRQTQTDDVIELLDSFWRSLARSPDTTQIQQAKGLLEITEETITLEQVNRHYRRLSQIHHPDKGGDSERFRQISQAAETLRKSLGYKKT; encoded by the coding sequence ATGCAAACTGATCAACTTGACCCTCAGTTACTTAATGATCTGTTGACGCTGCTGCTGCAACACCCTGACGGCATTGCCGAACACCAACTGCTCAAAGCACTCGCTGAGCAGGGTTATCAAGCCTTCCAGCCAAGCCTGGAACCGCTGGCGCTATTTCAGGCACACTTTTTACTGTTTCACCTGCTCTATCGGCAACAGCAGGCCTGGTATCAACAGGGTCACGGTTGGCTTCAGATTGATTGTTTAAAGATTCAATTTCAGCCGCAACGCCCCCATCAGCCCACTCACGACACGCAATCAACCCCTCCGCAACTGGATGACCCGTTGCGGCGTTATTATTTGGATATTGAACAGTATCGGCAAACACAAACGGACGATGTGATTGAACTGCTGGACAGTTTTTGGCGCAGCCTCGCTCGGTCGCCGGACACAACACAGATCCAACAAGCGAAAGGCTTGCTTGAAATTACAGAAGAGACAATAACACTTGAACAGGTCAATCGACACTATCGCCGATTAAGCCAGATTCACCACCCAGACAAGGGCGGTGACAGTGAACGATTTCGACAGATCAGCCAGGCAGCAGAGACTTTACGAAAAAGCTTAGGTTACAAAAAAACCTAA
- a CDS encoding glutamate-5-semialdehyde dehydrogenase: protein MNIKEYMQDLGQAARAASRVLVTATTEQKNNALLAMAAQLEADAEFLKTENAKDLDAGKANGLDAAMLDRLAITDQGVAQMAEGLRQIAGLVDPIGEITDLRYRPSGIQVGKMRVPLGVVGIIYESRPNVTIDAAALCLKSGNAAILRGGSEAAYSNRALASCIQAGLEQAGLPKASVQVVETTDREAVGELIAMPKYVDVIIPRGGKGLIARISEHARVPVIKHLDGICHVYIDDDADKDKAIKVALNAKTHRYGVCNAMETLLVAESRAAEVLPELAKLYQEKGVELRGCEKTCALIEAKRATEEDWQTEYLAPVLSIRVVSDMQMAIEHIAQYSSAHTESIITENYTKARQFMAQVDSSSVMVNASTRFADGFEYGLGAEIGISTDKFHARGPVGLEGLTSQKYIVLGDGHIRQ from the coding sequence ATGAATATTAAAGAGTATATGCAGGATTTAGGGCAGGCGGCGCGTGCGGCGTCTCGCGTGTTGGTGACAGCGACCACCGAACAAAAAAATAATGCCTTATTGGCGATGGCGGCGCAGTTGGAAGCGGATGCGGAATTTTTGAAAACGGAAAACGCCAAGGATCTCGACGCGGGCAAGGCGAATGGTTTGGATGCGGCGATGTTGGATCGTTTGGCGATTACCGATCAAGGTGTGGCGCAGATGGCAGAAGGGCTGCGTCAAATAGCAGGCCTGGTGGATCCGATTGGTGAAATTACCGATTTGCGTTATCGTCCGTCCGGCATTCAGGTTGGCAAAATGCGCGTGCCTTTAGGGGTGGTGGGCATTATTTATGAGTCGCGCCCGAATGTGACGATTGATGCGGCGGCGCTGTGCTTGAAATCCGGCAATGCCGCGATTTTGCGCGGTGGGTCGGAAGCGGCCTATTCAAATCGTGCTTTAGCGTCTTGTATTCAGGCCGGATTAGAGCAAGCAGGCCTGCCAAAAGCCTCGGTGCAAGTGGTTGAAACCACCGACCGTGAAGCGGTAGGCGAGTTGATTGCGATGCCGAAATATGTCGATGTCATTATCCCGCGCGGCGGCAAGGGGCTGATTGCGCGAATTAGCGAACATGCGCGTGTGCCGGTGATTAAACATTTGGACGGCATTTGTCATGTTTATATTGATGATGATGCGGATAAAGATAAGGCGATTAAGGTGGCGTTGAATGCCAAAACCCACCGTTATGGCGTGTGCAATGCGATGGAAACCCTATTGGTTGCTGAATCGCGGGCGGCTGAGGTTTTGCCTGAATTAGCCAAACTCTATCAAGAAAAAGGCGTCGAATTGCGTGGTTGTGAAAAAACCTGTGCGCTGATTGAGGCCAAGCGGGCGACTGAGGAAGATTGGCAGACCGAATATTTGGCACCCGTGTTGTCGATTCGCGTGGTATCGGATATGCAGATGGCGATTGAGCACATTGCGCAATACAGTTCGGCGCACACGGAGTCGATTATTACCGAAAACTATACCAAAGCGCGTCAGTTTATGGCGCAGGTCGATTCGAGTTCGGTGATGGTCAACGCCTCAACCCGTTTTGCCGATGGCTTTGAATATGGCTTAGGCGCGGAAATCGGCATCAGTACTGATAAATTCCATGCGCGTGGCCCGGTTGGGCTAGAGGGATTGACCTCGCAGAAATATATCGTATTGGGTGATGGCCATATCCGCCAATAA
- a CDS encoding ATP-binding protein encodes MTLKKLPIGIQTFSEIREDGYVYIDKTALAYELLQSYKYVFLSRPRRFGKSLFLDTLRNIFEGNKHFFAGLAIENKWDWAVRYPVIRISFASGKIENRAHLDESILRTLRENQHYLDIECEERDSVAGCFSELIRKAHAKYNQKVVVLVDEYDKPILDNITDTAVAKEIRDGLVNFYSVIKGSDEFLRFAFLTGVSKFTKTSIFSGLNNITDISLNRKFGDICGYSQHDVDTTFAPYMKGVDREKVKAWYNGYNFLGSQMYNPFDILKFIANEHTFRNYWFESGTPTFLIELIKKQHYFLPSLTNLRVDEKLLNSFDIDNLDLEVILYQSGYLTIDRVQTLGVKTYYYLKLPNLEVKASLTDYILKLFNNSPSNQADIQVNTHMALLENNMDSFKQALSSMFASIPYNNYTHNAIQNYEGFYASVIYVYLQSLGLNIIGEDVTNQGRIDLTVIMDHAIYIMEFKVDHPDKPSSQSSTNALQQIKDKRYVDKYLAVKKPIYLIGIHFNAEQKNIAQFEWEQLSLNP; translated from the coding sequence ATGACACTGAAAAAACTCCCCATTGGCATTCAAACCTTTAGCGAAATTCGTGAAGACGGTTACGTTTACATTGATAAAACGGCATTGGCTTATGAATTATTGCAAAGCTACAAGTATGTGTTTTTAAGCCGTCCACGTCGTTTTGGCAAATCCTTGTTTCTCGATACCCTGCGCAATATTTTTGAAGGCAATAAACACTTTTTTGCAGGCCTGGCGATTGAGAATAAATGGGATTGGGCTGTTCGTTATCCGGTGATTCGGATTAGTTTTGCTTCAGGCAAGATTGAGAACCGTGCACATTTGGATGAAAGCATTTTACGTACACTTAGAGAAAACCAGCACTACCTCGACATTGAATGTGAAGAGCGGGATAGCGTCGCCGGTTGCTTCAGCGAACTCATCCGCAAAGCCCATGCTAAATACAACCAAAAAGTGGTGGTGCTGGTCGATGAATACGACAAACCGATTCTCGACAATATCACGGACACGGCCGTAGCAAAAGAAATCCGCGACGGCCTGGTCAACTTCTACAGCGTGATCAAAGGCAGTGACGAGTTTTTGCGCTTTGCGTTTTTAACCGGGGTCAGCAAGTTTACTAAAACCTCGATTTTTAGTGGCTTAAACAATATCACCGATATTTCACTAAATCGAAAATTCGGCGATATCTGCGGTTATAGCCAACACGACGTCGACACCACTTTTGCCCCTTATATGAAAGGGGTCGATAGAGAAAAGGTCAAAGCATGGTACAACGGCTATAACTTCCTTGGCAGTCAGATGTACAACCCGTTTGATATTCTCAAGTTTATCGCCAATGAACATACCTTCAGAAACTACTGGTTTGAAAGCGGCACACCGACCTTTTTAATTGAACTGATTAAAAAACAACATTATTTCCTGCCCAGTCTGACCAACTTGCGCGTCGATGAAAAACTGCTCAACAGTTTTGACATCGACAACCTGGATTTAGAAGTGATTCTGTATCAAAGCGGGTATCTCACCATTGATCGAGTGCAAACGCTGGGCGTAAAAACCTACTATTACCTTAAACTGCCCAATCTTGAAGTTAAAGCGTCACTCACGGACTATATCTTAAAGCTGTTCAACAACAGCCCAAGCAACCAAGCGGATATTCAAGTCAATACCCACATGGCGCTGCTGGAAAATAATATGGACAGTTTCAAACAAGCGCTTAGCAGTATGTTCGCCAGCATTCCCTACAACAACTACACCCACAACGCCATTCAAAACTATGAAGGCTTTTACGCCAGCGTCATCTATGTCTATTTGCAAAGTTTAGGCCTCAACATCATCGGCGAAGACGTCACTAATCAAGGCCGAATTGATCTCACCGTCATCATGGATCACGCGATTTACATCATGGAGTTTAAAGTCGATCACCCAGATAAACCCAGCAGCCAATCCAGCACCAACGCGTTGCAACAAATCAAAGACAAACGCTATGTCGACAAATACCTTGCCGTGAAAAAACCCATTTATCTAATCGGTATCCACTTTAACGCCGAACAAAAGAACATCGCCCAGTTTGAATGGGAACAACTGAGTCTTAACCCTTAA
- a CDS encoding type II toxin-antitoxin system Phd/YefM family antitoxin: protein MHSLHVAEFKANLSSILAEVKTKGEEYIVEFGRNHEKVAVLIPYEKYQQQFQQGIKLGLFADTASVEFKPDFKMTDKQDQL from the coding sequence ATGCACTCATTACACGTCGCTGAATTTAAAGCTAACTTATCGAGCATTTTGGCTGAAGTTAAAACAAAAGGTGAGGAATACATTGTTGAGTTTGGCCGCAATCATGAAAAAGTAGCGGTGCTGATTCCCTATGAAAAATACCAACAGCAGTTTCAACAAGGCATAAAACTCGGCTTATTTGCAGACACAGCCTCTGTTGAATTTAAACCCGACTTTAAAATGACCGATAAACAAGATCAGCTATAA
- the holA gene encoding DNA polymerase III subunit delta: MLLAPAFLNQLHQGHWRYPSIMLVYGEEPLYVRRVTDALRQYFKAQGFLQRDRYDVDAQFDWQGLAMETQTGSLFADQRLIELAMPSGNPGTPGSQFVLNWCKQPPQDCVLVIYCERLESRQVKAKWAQAIESAGLVVQAKPLAQQELVRWCQQEAISHQLQLTPDAAALLAERVEGNMLAAEQELIKLSLRYPASAGEGRVKQLTDADIAEQVVDQAHYQLFALSSLLLKGEAKQALHVLHRLQQEGTEAPIVLWLFTKELRTLIELAQASNVHLAMKEQRIWASKQAEYRQALSRHPLKVWHRLLLDAYQIDRQVKGLQLGDPWLGLSDLAMKIAR, from the coding sequence ATGCTATTGGCGCCGGCCTTTCTTAACCAGCTTCATCAAGGCCATTGGCGCTATCCGTCGATTATGCTGGTGTATGGCGAGGAGCCGTTGTATGTGCGGCGCGTCACCGATGCGTTGCGCCAGTATTTTAAAGCCCAAGGTTTTTTGCAACGCGACCGTTATGATGTCGATGCGCAATTTGATTGGCAAGGCTTGGCGATGGAAACCCAAACAGGGTCGTTATTTGCCGATCAACGCTTAATAGAGCTAGCCATGCCAAGTGGCAATCCGGGCACGCCAGGCAGCCAGTTTGTGTTGAACTGGTGTAAGCAACCGCCGCAGGATTGCGTGTTGGTCATCTATTGTGAGCGTTTAGAAAGTCGTCAAGTTAAGGCCAAATGGGCACAAGCCATTGAATCAGCAGGCCTGGTGGTGCAAGCCAAGCCCTTGGCGCAGCAGGAATTGGTGCGTTGGTGTCAGCAGGAAGCGATTTCTCATCAGTTGCAATTAACTCCCGATGCGGCCGCCTTGTTGGCTGAACGGGTAGAAGGCAACATGCTCGCTGCCGAACAAGAATTGATTAAGTTGAGTTTGCGTTATCCAGCGAGTGCCGGAGAGGGACGTGTTAAGCAGCTTACCGATGCCGATATTGCCGAGCAGGTGGTTGATCAGGCGCATTACCAGTTATTTGCTTTAAGCAGTCTGCTATTAAAGGGTGAGGCAAAACAGGCGTTACATGTGTTGCACCGTTTGCAACAAGAGGGCACGGAAGCGCCTATCGTGTTGTGGTTGTTTACTAAAGAGTTACGCACGCTGATTGAACTGGCACAGGCAAGCAATGTTCATTTAGCGATGAAAGAACAGCGGATTTGGGCCAGTAAGCAAGCCGAATATCGTCAAGCCTTGTCGCGGCATCCTCTCAAAGTTTGGCATCGACTGTTGTTAGATGCCTATCAAATAGATCGCCAAGTCAAAGGGCTGCAACTGGGCGATCCCTGGTTGGGTCTGTCCGATTTAGCGATGAAAATAGCGCGCTAA
- a CDS encoding LPS-assembly lipoprotein LptE gives MTLTRRGLLAGLVTGSVAALSGCGFRLRGTGGFSGQLTMSAIYITGASPAGLLAALNQQLDAAGVERVSSLAQAPYHLELGRYETRTTTSARNQAGEVIGELIRMTQAIRLHDVANEQLLLDTQVMVMRDVQVDPAASLAAERERRDLQEPMWQELARNILDRVSRQLPAEPAR, from the coding sequence ATGACACTTACGCGCCGTGGATTGTTAGCAGGCCTGGTCACCGGTTCGGTTGCAGCCTTGTCCGGTTGCGGTTTTCGATTGCGCGGCACCGGTGGCTTTAGCGGCCAGCTTACTATGTCAGCTATTTATATTACGGGCGCTAGTCCAGCGGGTTTGTTAGCGGCGCTCAATCAACAGCTTGATGCCGCTGGGGTTGAGCGAGTAAGCAGTTTGGCGCAAGCCCCTTATCACTTGGAATTAGGCCGTTATGAAACACGAACCACGACTAGCGCGCGCAACCAAGCGGGTGAAGTGATTGGTGAGCTGATCCGCATGACGCAAGCAATTCGCCTGCATGATGTCGCCAATGAACAATTGTTACTAGACACCCAAGTGATGGTGATGCGCGATGTGCAAGTGGATCCTGCCGCCAGTTTAGCGGCGGAGCGTGAACGGCGTGATTTGCAAGAGCCCATGTGGCAAGAGTTGGCGCGTAACATTTTAGATCGCGTCAGCCGTCAACTCCCTGCAGAGCCGGCGCGCTAA